The sequence below is a genomic window from Glycine max cultivar Williams 82 chromosome 20, Glycine_max_v4.0, whole genome shotgun sequence.
GGAGTTGGTGGCATTGGAAAATTTGGTGCACTTGGTGGTGGGATTGGTGGAGGGATGGGGAAGGTTGGTGGAATTGGAGGTGGTGCAGGGATTGGTGGCTTCCATGGCATGGGTGGTGGTGCAGGAATTGGAGGCTTCCATGGCATTGGTGGTGGTGCAGGACTTGGTGGCTTTCATGGCATTGGTGGTGGTGTAGGTGGATTAGGTGGTGCAGGACTTGGTGGTTTTCATGGCATTGGTGGTGGTGTAGGTGGATTAGGTGGATTAGGAGGTGGTGTAGGTGGATTAGGTGGAGTTGGAGGTTTAGGTGGTGCTGGTGGTGGTGTGGGAGGTTTAGGTGGTGCGGGTGGTGTGGGAGGTTTAGGTGGTGGTGGAAATGGTGCTATGGGAggtggaaatggtggtgttggAGGTttaggtggtggtggtggtggtttggGTGGTGGAAGTGGTGGATTAGGTGGACCTGTTGTGCCAGGTGGTGTGGAGGCTTTAGGTGGAGCTGGTGGTTTGGGATGTGGTGTTGGTGGTGCTGGTGTCTTTCAACATTGTAACGATCCTTGATATCATTCTGGGGCTTTGCATGCATGCATggatatgtttttgttaatgTAGCTAGGGCTGCcaatattaattgttgtttaGGTTAGAGAGTCTTAGCATTTGATTATTtcatttgatgttattttcatcTTCAAGTTGTTATAATTGTCTTCTTAATTTACTGTTTGATGTTTCTGGTCATTACAGGCTGCATGCATCAACTAGGTAACTGTCGTTGTTGTTAGTTTTGTACTCCACTTTTTGTTAGTGTTTTCAATGTCATTTGTTGcgttttttcctttcttttttatccaaCAGTATACAACTTAAATCTGTGTATGCGTGGGAATTTGTGGCGGCCGAGCCTATTTGGTACATTCCTTTGAATTGTCAGTGTGTAcactaataaataaaacactATTTTATTTGTCCCTCAAGATTTCAGATTTTTCAAATATggaaattttgtttctttcttgcttttcagaagataaaatatcaaccaatttaattttgatattaaaaCAAAACGCTGGAAACCGTATAGATTGGTAGAAAGTGGCTTGACTAAATAAATGAGTTCTTAACTGACCCTTTGCATGGCTACCACATGTACTAGTTATGATATTTAATGCATGCATGTGTCAGTGTGTGTAAGTGCATGCCATGGAAATTCCATACCATCCCCCTTGTCCGAGATGTAATAaacattttgtttatatgatccGGCGACAAATTTGCAAACTGATCATATTTACTATTGAAATCTGAAATGAATTCAGGATTGAATGTTTAAAAGGTTCGAGTAATTTTAATTGCACTAATATACGTTACACTAGCAACCTAATATTGAAGTACCAAACAAAAAAAGCATcttaatatttatcattattgTCTAGTTCTCGATCGGCTAGAGCCTAGAGGATGTCTTCCCGCCGTCTAAAGAATAACATTTACATGtctgaaagaaaaaacattgaTTCATGCTAACTAAGCAAGTTAgttgatatttaattatatcaattttaattaaaaattaaatttttatctcacatatttttttattgaaacttggtattaaaaataaataaaaaagttattagaactaaaatttcaattaaataaatgatattttagagaTAATAATATCAGTTATGATCAAAACTGTTACAAAATAtgtgataatatttttgtaaataagatgTCATTAGTagcattggttttttaaaaatcaatgttaacaggGCGAtcccaacatcggttttatgatttttaaaaaattgatgttgtgtgTGCTtagacaacatcaattttttaaaaaccgatgttaagatttcctttttaacatccatttttaaaaaatggatgttgtttttttttaataaggccCCTCATTTCTCAATCCACTGAGCCACTTGAAACCCTATCTCTCGAAACCATCCATTTCTCTGTCCTGCCGCTATGCCTCGAGAAACCTTGCCGGATATTTCTACCACGACATCACCCGCTGTCCACCATCATGTCGACAGCAGCTTGTCTACTACATTGTGCGACAACTATCAATGCGCCTTGAGGTTTCCATTGTTGTCCGAAGTGCTAAGTTAAAGGTATAGTCTCTTGTTTTGAGTTAAATGCTTGTTTTGGCTCTAGATGATTGCATAAGTGGTGGTTTTTGGTTGTGCTGAAGTTACATTTGGGTACTTTTTGAATCTTCTTTAACTTAAAAGAAATTTGTCATGTTGGCCTAGCCTCGAAAACCAAAGGCCACTACCAAAATCCAAACCAAAACAAATGCATTCACCATCCAGTTAGGGATAAAGAATGACAATTCTGATAGGGATAGCAAGGGGGTCTACAAGAAATAGATGAGACGAGgcccaaaaggaagaaaaaggcaCCAGCATATTTGGAGGAGTATGCACCATGCAAGAAGCGCATAGCAGTAGCTAGGATTCGTACCTTGTAGCTAGGCAGTTAGTGGGAAATCAAGGAATATCTTTTGTTAGGATAATTCTCTAATATTGCATCTTTTCCGTTTGTGTTGTCGGGACCATGTCCCCTGTCCTTACCACTATAAATATTTCATGTAATAAGCGCTGGGCATTAGGAAAAATATCAGAGAAAGTTTCTTTCCTTggttctctcttctctctctctctctctctatatctcTCTCAGAGGTGCTGGACCTCGAATCCTCTACGCTTACGAGCCTTNNNNNNNNNNNNNNNNNNNNNNNNNNNNNNNNNNNNNNNNNNNNNNNNNNNNNNNNNNNNNNNNNNNNNNNNNNNNNNNNNNNNNNNNNNNNNNNNNNNNTGGGCTGCCATACCACCCTCCACTACCACAACCCATGCCACTCACCATACAAAGCTTCCATGGCTGCAATACCACCCTCCACTACCACAACCTATGTCACTCACCATATGAAATGTTAGGCTCGTAAGCCTACTGGATTCGAGGTCCAGCACCtccgagagagagagagagagagagagagggagagagaagagagaactAAGGAAAGAAACTTTCTCTGATATTTTTCCTAATGCCCAACACTTATTACATGAGATATTTATAGTGGTAAGGATAGGGGACATGGTCCCGACAACACAAACGGAAAAGATGCAATATTAGAGAATTATCCTAACAAAAGATATTCCTTGATTTCCCACTAACTGCCTAGCTACAAGGTACAAATACTAGCTACTACTACGCGCTTCTTGCATGGTGCGTACTTCTCCAAATATGCTGGtgcccttttcttccttttgggcCTCGTCTCATCTACTTCTTGCAGACCCCATTGCTATCCCTATCATTCCTGCCCTcatcaaaaacaccttgtcctcaaggtgttggGGGTTCAACGAATTGCTTCCAAAAGTGATACTAGGATCCTAAGGTTTATTCCGGCGAATTGCACCTAGTTTAGCAGTTATGCATAATGCAACAGTCATTGATGGAAGTTTGGATGCGGCCATGGCAGTCCCACAAGGAGGAACAATGCTGAAGAGCTTGTTGGAGGGAATGGTGGTGCGAATGAGATCGAATAGATGAAGAACAAGCATAGGAAGCAGGCCCGACTAGGTTGTGGGCCGCGACTGTATGGGTACCAAAGGCAGAAGTGGCGGAGAAGGCATCATGGCTGGCGGAGGTGGCACAGTCGTGAATGTGGTAAGCGTGGGTGATGGAGTTGCTTTAGCAGCGAAGGCAACGACAGAGGTGGCGGCGGAGGCGACGGCAGCGTCTGCGACGGAGTTGGCATGAGCGGAGTCGATATGATGGCGACTGGTATCGGTGCCTACGCCGGAATGGAAGATGAAAAATGTGGAGTGGGATTGCGAGGTAGTCGCTGAAGAAGGTTGTCAATGGTGGTGGCCAAGGTGTCGATGAAAGCGGCCAGGTTGTGTTGGCTGAGGGTAAGTTTGGCTAAGACAGCCTCAAGGCGATCCTCGGTGGCAGACGAAAATTCAAGGTGGTGTGGTGGTTGTTGTGGGGGTAGTGGAGGGTGGTCTCGCAGCTGTTGAGGGCAGCCATGCAAGCTCCGTACGACGAGTAGTGTGGGTGGTGATAGGCAGCCATGGGAGCTTCGTATGGTGAGTGGCAACCATGGAAGCTTCGTATGGTGAGTGGCATGGGTTGTGGTAGTGGAGGGTGGTATGGCAGCCATGGAAGGCAGCCATGGAAGCTTCGTATGGTGAGTGACATGGGTTGTGGTAGTGGAGGGTGATATGGCAGCCATGGACTCTCAACGAGATCACCAATGTTAGGCTCGTAAGCCTACTTGATTCGAGGTCCAGCAcctcagagagagagagagaaagagagggagagagaagagGGAACTAAGGAAAGAAActttatctaatatttttccTAATGTCCAGCGCTTATTACATGAGATATTTATAGTGGTAAGGATAGGGGACATGGTCCTGACGACACAAACGGAAAAGATGCAATATTAGAGAATTATCTTAACAAAAGATATTCCTTGATTTCCCACTAACTGCCTAGCTACAAGGTACGAATCCTAGCTAGTGCTATGCGCTTCTTGCATGGTGCGTACTCCTCCAAATATGCTGGtgcccttttcttccttttgggcCTCGTCTCATCTACTTCTTGCAAACCCCCTTGCTATACCTATCAAATTCCTAGAGCAGGAACACGACATCTTTTCTATATTCAACATCAATTTCATATAAAGTGTCACCTAATTGGTACAACGATTAGCAGACTTTTTACTCCCTTTTTATGAAGTTAAATTATTGTCTCAAATGTATAGGATTGTAACCATTCTACAAGTCCAATTCTAATATGTAACAAGAATAAGtgcgtattttttttatcattcaaaatacTCCACGAGAATAAAAGAAAACCTTATTTAGGAATAATTATACCTTTACTCAATCATTATTTAGGAATAATTATATCCTTTATGTGTAAAATTACTGAAATTACTACAAAAacatatctaatatttttttatcaaaccttATTTAGCAATTCCAATTTGTCAACTTCTAATTTGTCCAGCAAGTCGAGGAACACGGTCCCTGCTTTATCAGCCAATCTGTGCACTAGTTACCTTCTATTAAGGTATGGTTGAAAGAAAACTTGTATTGATGAATAAGTGTGTATTGAATATATACTGGAATatgatatgaatttttttttgaatttttgtgcCAATATAGGTTGGAATAGGATAGCATTAGAATTTGACAGTGCATTGAGTTTGTTTGAGTTATCATGACACAAGAAAATGGTTTCAATTTATATCGCctatgtgatgcaatcctaccccctaagggtattggatagaagactccaagaggcttgggctagagctactaaagaagaccctagggttcacatgaaccttagggtagattttttagcccatgggtcaaggttggatccactcttttttgtaaatattagaataggattttccttcttttgggccttgtattttggccattttagtagtatagggttttagccttgtatttcagggcattttgagtagtctttgtagtagggaatttttttttttgtattttcatgtattttgtcaaggaggtgagcttagtttttagatgggtgtgtgtagctaagctctagcttctcaaggaagttttctcaaagaagcttctcaaggaagttttcttaagaaagcttctcaaggaagctacctagtctataaatagaagcatgtgtaacacttgttgtaactttgatgaatgagagtcttgtaagacacaactcaaagttcaacttctctccctttttcttccttcaatttcgtgctcccccctctctctttctctctctctttcttttcctccattgaagcatcctctccaagcttcttatccaaggctcatcttggtggtgaagctccttcttccatggcttattccctagtggatggcgccgcctcttacctcttctcctttgtcttccgctgcatctccatggtggaaaatcaccattcaaggacctcattgaagctccaaagatccagcctccatagaagctccacaagcaagcttccatcactatGTATGACTTATGAGATATACTAGTTGTTAATTAACCTTTGTGCTCCATGTTGTACCACTTTCTGTATTTGCTCATTTTACATTTGTTTGGAATATTCTCCatcatgtgtaatcaattatattaatGCATTTTTCTTTTGGGTTTAATTAGtctctttgtttattgtttAGATTTGACATTAGTTGACATTAATTGACTTCTAGGGAGTTTTGAGTgggaaaaaatacatatatatgtagCATGCATAATCCATATATGCCACAACAATGTTTGATGCACGAGGGTCTAATTTGACCAAAGATTCTAGTGTGGAGTCTGTGACTGTGACTGTGAGTGTCATTGGTTGGAATTTTGTTGTCTATTATGTGGTACTGTTGATGCATGCCATTCTTGTATGAATATGGCTATAGCTTTTTTACTCTCCATGGACTCCAAAGGCTGCCATTCTTGTATGACTATGGCTATAGCTTTTTTTACTCTCCATGGACTCCAAAGGCTGCCATTCTTGTATGACTATGGCTATAGCTTTTTTTCCACTCCATGTACTCCAAAGGCCAAACTAAGTTAAACTTATTGCAACTTGTGTTCTAGTGCTCATAGTAGACATTGATTTCTTTCTACTTCCGAAAACTCAGGATCTAATTAGTTAACGATGATATGATTTTCTTAAGCTTTCttataatgtttaaaataaatatatatttttttaattttttaacaaatattttaagagtattaattagtaatacttttaattaaaaatgaatctgaatgatttttttaaaataatta
It includes:
- the LOC100801547 gene encoding glycine-rich cell wall structural protein is translated as MGKWDTLLVLFVLVTVHATASARDVPKGGGGEEEILGVHASAPHAGVGDKKHFLFGGVGGFAGVGGFVGGAGGIGKFGGVGGIGKFGALGGGIGGGMGKVGGIGGGAGIGGFHGMGGGAGIGGFHGIGGGAGLGGFHGIGGGVGGLGGAGLGGFHGIGGGVGGLGGLGGGVGGLGGVGGLGGAGGGVGGLGGAGGVGGLGGGGNGAMGGGNGGVGGLGGGGGGLGGGSGGLGGPVVPGGVEALGGAGGLGCGVGGAGVFQHCNDP